A window from Candidatus Nitrospira neomarina encodes these proteins:
- a CDS encoding Tll0287-like domain-containing protein, translating to MTSLRGRRIRLSMVLLSTLLIGMGVSSSLQAGESNAMKNLSPEKVADFIHAIVEADRHVYTTHIVKRMQEQNVVMAREDWENKNAIPLPAQFLHISSKLVAESGHGIRFRLISLWPIYRRNGPATDFERKALEQLSLNSDTPQRGIVSTGKKRLFQAIYADTAINDTCTTCHNAHPLSPKRDFKKGDLMGAIVITIPLED from the coding sequence ATGACAAGCCTACGGGGTCGTAGGATCCGCTTATCCATGGTTTTACTTTCCACTCTCCTCATAGGAATGGGTGTGTCTTCATCTCTTCAAGCAGGTGAATCCAACGCCATGAAAAATCTGTCACCGGAGAAAGTTGCCGATTTTATTCATGCCATCGTGGAGGCGGACCGTCACGTCTACACGACGCATATCGTGAAAAGGATGCAGGAGCAAAATGTCGTCATGGCGCGAGAAGATTGGGAAAACAAAAATGCCATTCCTCTTCCTGCGCAGTTTCTCCATATTTCCAGTAAATTGGTCGCGGAATCAGGGCACGGCATTCGATTCCGCTTAATTAGTCTCTGGCCGATTTATCGAAGGAATGGGCCTGCGACGGATTTCGAACGAAAGGCCTTGGAGCAACTTTCGCTCAATTCCGATACACCTCAACGTGGAATTGTATCCACCGGCAAAAAACGCTTGTTCCAGGCCATCTATGCCGATACAGCGATCAACGATACCTGCACGACTTGCCATAATGCTCACCCCTTAAGCCCCAAGCGTGACTTCAAAAAGGGCGACCTCATGGGGGCCATTGTCATCACCATTCCTTTGGAGGACTAA
- a CDS encoding ATP-binding protein — translation MDNPKPKPAKGKKGLTKKLVLSMLLVGALPLIIGLLLAFYQGTQEIREVNGSSFEALATETARKLDLVMADELARTSLLTTDVKIIARLEHTRDALSELNPQERARTLKQEQEAWNAKDADMLQRILKGPFAEILQQHVGGTFMDPGHPIPLITRSATRGLFITDRAGRVIASLDSDIPYFHREEVWWQGAFHNGVGQPYIGQVAFDSRLGVYTFTIALPIMDSLRYEAIGVLHRIYDAKEFFAPSIDIIRFGKTGHVMLIDSRGVVLSCPILPTGTSIADTRLIPLVTPLKAGWTPAPSDGHGGTAASIIGFAPLSNTNQITKFSTGQTWHMFVWQSSGEVFAPIEHFFKWTAAFGLLGVALLVTLGYIAANRIAAPIRRLQEAARQIGRGEYREPITLSTGDEIEELADEVNRMNQQLASQFAGLESQVELKTQEVKYLEESTIKILDNVPDPVLMIGPDEHIEYLNKASKEAFAVTNGEIIGTPLFQIFSLDPATQDRLKQEMHAVQVMEPPFSGNTKANPSNASLQDPLVPTNWAQSGTNRQEIRINQRTFRYRWFGVQARPGRGPSAGLVLRDTTEESILQDRVIQGEKLASLGVLSAGIGHELNNPLVGVIGLGEAIQEETNPEQIKEYARGIVQHGKRMASVVRDFTGQSGKNLTEGQTLINLNELLEQSVRTVKDLFPSVQIEIETHLGPIPSIQGKALELGQAFTNIITNAFQAMKEGGKLTISTEASGHDLEIHIKDTGRGIAPTHLPRVFDPFFTTRGQGEGSGLGLTVAYRIINKLGGHIRMESEENRGTTCLITLPVSNAHLAKERSTTS, via the coding sequence GTGGACAACCCTAAACCTAAACCCGCCAAAGGCAAAAAGGGACTAACCAAAAAACTGGTTCTGTCCATGCTGTTGGTCGGCGCACTTCCCTTGATCATTGGACTCCTGCTGGCTTTCTACCAGGGCACACAGGAAATTCGCGAGGTCAATGGATCCAGCTTTGAGGCTCTCGCAACAGAGACGGCCAGAAAGCTTGATCTGGTCATGGCAGATGAACTGGCCCGCACGTCCTTACTGACAACCGATGTTAAAATCATTGCACGCCTGGAACACACCCGCGATGCCCTCAGTGAGTTGAATCCCCAAGAGCGGGCTCGCACCCTCAAACAAGAACAAGAAGCCTGGAACGCTAAGGATGCCGACATGCTTCAACGGATTCTAAAAGGACCATTTGCCGAGATCCTGCAACAACATGTGGGGGGAACCTTTATGGATCCGGGCCATCCCATTCCACTGATTACCCGATCTGCCACACGCGGCTTATTTATCACGGATCGCGCAGGACGGGTCATTGCGAGTCTGGATTCCGACATTCCTTACTTTCATCGGGAAGAAGTATGGTGGCAAGGTGCCTTCCACAATGGAGTCGGTCAACCGTATATAGGCCAGGTAGCGTTTGATTCACGACTGGGAGTCTATACGTTCACTATCGCGCTCCCCATCATGGATAGTTTGCGGTATGAAGCCATCGGCGTCCTGCACCGGATTTATGATGCCAAGGAGTTCTTTGCCCCTTCCATCGACATTATTCGATTTGGCAAAACCGGCCATGTCATGCTCATTGACAGCCGTGGCGTCGTCTTGAGCTGCCCGATCCTTCCCACCGGTACCTCAATTGCGGACACCCGCCTAATTCCCCTCGTCACCCCCCTTAAGGCCGGATGGACTCCGGCACCAAGCGACGGCCATGGGGGCACTGCAGCCTCCATCATTGGATTTGCCCCCCTGAGTAATACCAATCAGATTACCAAATTCTCCACCGGCCAGACCTGGCATATGTTTGTCTGGCAGTCATCCGGTGAGGTTTTTGCCCCCATAGAGCATTTCTTCAAATGGACGGCAGCTTTTGGATTACTCGGCGTGGCGCTGCTCGTCACATTGGGCTACATAGCGGCCAATCGAATTGCTGCACCCATTCGTCGCCTTCAGGAAGCTGCCCGGCAAATCGGCAGAGGGGAATATCGTGAGCCCATAACATTATCCACCGGCGATGAAATTGAGGAATTGGCCGATGAAGTCAATCGCATGAACCAGCAACTGGCTTCACAGTTCGCCGGGTTGGAAAGCCAAGTTGAGTTGAAAACCCAGGAAGTGAAATACCTTGAAGAGTCAACCATTAAAATTCTCGATAATGTGCCTGACCCGGTCCTGATGATTGGCCCGGACGAACACATCGAATATTTGAATAAGGCCTCGAAAGAAGCCTTCGCCGTCACGAACGGCGAAATCATCGGCACCCCACTGTTCCAAATTTTCTCCTTGGATCCTGCGACACAAGACCGGCTTAAACAGGAAATGCACGCGGTCCAGGTTATGGAACCTCCATTTTCAGGCAATACAAAGGCCAATCCGTCCAACGCCTCGTTGCAAGATCCCCTGGTTCCCACGAATTGGGCACAATCGGGCACCAATCGACAGGAAATTCGGATCAATCAGCGAACGTTCCGGTACCGTTGGTTTGGTGTCCAGGCCCGCCCGGGAAGGGGGCCAAGTGCCGGATTGGTGTTACGAGATACGACGGAAGAAAGTATTCTCCAGGACCGGGTGATCCAAGGGGAAAAACTGGCCAGCTTGGGCGTTCTCAGTGCCGGGATTGGACATGAGCTTAATAATCCTTTAGTGGGAGTTATTGGATTAGGCGAAGCGATACAAGAAGAGACCAATCCCGAGCAGATCAAAGAATATGCCAGGGGCATCGTTCAACATGGAAAACGTATGGCTTCCGTCGTTCGGGACTTTACCGGTCAATCCGGAAAAAATTTGACTGAAGGGCAAACGCTCATTAATCTCAATGAACTGTTGGAACAATCCGTGAGGACGGTCAAGGATCTCTTTCCATCAGTCCAGATTGAAATAGAGACTCACCTGGGACCCATCCCTTCCATTCAGGGAAAAGCCTTGGAACTTGGACAGGCCTTTACCAACATCATCACCAATGCTTTTCAAGCGATGAAGGAAGGTGGGAAGCTGACTATTTCAACAGAAGCGTCAGGGCACGATCTGGAAATCCACATTAAAGACACGGGGCGCGGCATCGCCCCGACTCATTTGCCCAGAGTCTTTGACCCTTTTTTTACCACCAGGGGGCAGGGAGAAGGATCGGGCCTTGGACTCACCGTGGCCTATCGTATCATCAATAAATTAGGCGGACACATTCGAATGGAAAGTGAAGAAAACCGGGGAACGACCTGTTTGATCACCTTACCCGTCTCGAATGCCCACCTGGCGAAGGAAAGGAGTACGACGTCATGA
- a CDS encoding sensor histidine kinase, translating into MPTGEPPINIAILGAGRGGTAMLESFLNLPHIRLLGIADTNPHALGFQLARLHNIPTVSHPLKLIQEDKLNLIIDVTGDPILPSYITEHKHSGAEVLGGTAAKVLSELIQHQTFIQTQLFHSEKLASMGTFASGIAHDINNPLYVILAMAEEIQEENNLDRIRLHAASIHEAAQRIQAISRNITDYVRTSGHQELERIDLHARLDEALSISRFATKFREITVQKHYQNGLTVQAKPEEILQVFINLITNAIHAMEEKGSLTITTSHSNGTVQIAISDTGCGISPEHLPKIFNPFFSTKPKGQGTGLGLYNVKTIVKKYHGDLQVESEQGKGTTFRLSFPAIPPVEGKVSGGQP; encoded by the coding sequence ATGCCGACCGGTGAACCTCCAATAAACATTGCCATTCTCGGAGCCGGCAGAGGGGGAACGGCCATGTTGGAATCCTTTCTTAATTTACCCCATATCCGTCTCCTGGGCATTGCCGACACAAATCCTCACGCCTTGGGGTTTCAACTTGCCAGACTTCACAATATTCCGACAGTCTCCCACCCCCTTAAGCTTATTCAGGAAGACAAGCTGAATTTGATTATTGACGTGACCGGGGACCCCATTCTTCCATCATACATTACGGAGCACAAACACAGCGGGGCTGAAGTACTTGGAGGGACAGCCGCCAAAGTTCTCTCCGAGTTAATCCAACATCAAACATTTATCCAAACACAATTGTTTCATTCGGAAAAATTAGCCAGCATGGGAACCTTTGCCTCAGGGATTGCCCATGACATTAATAATCCACTGTATGTCATTTTGGCGATGGCCGAAGAAATTCAAGAGGAAAACAATCTCGATCGCATTCGACTCCATGCCGCCAGCATCCATGAAGCAGCTCAACGCATTCAAGCCATTTCACGAAATATCACTGATTATGTTCGCACATCCGGTCATCAGGAACTCGAAAGAATCGACCTCCATGCCAGACTGGATGAAGCCTTAAGCATTTCCAGGTTTGCGACAAAATTTCGAGAAATTACGGTTCAGAAACATTACCAAAACGGCTTGACCGTCCAGGCTAAACCCGAAGAAATACTCCAGGTTTTCATCAACCTTATCACCAACGCCATTCACGCCATGGAAGAGAAAGGCAGCCTCACCATCACCACCTCACACAGCAACGGAACCGTACAAATTGCGATCAGCGATACCGGCTGCGGCATTTCCCCGGAACACCTCCCAAAGATTTTCAATCCCTTCTTCTCAACCAAACCGAAAGGCCAGGGAACCGGCCTCGGACTCTATAACGTCAAAACCATTGTCAAGAAATACCATGGGGATCTTCAAGTCGAAAGCGAACAGGGGAAAGGGACCACCTTCCGATTATCCTTTCCCGCCATCCCTCCTGTAGAAGGTAAGGTATCCGGTGGACAACCCTAA
- a CDS encoding response regulator, whose translation MAETTAAMFGGHKTNGLVLVVDDEPDVRKVVRMTLEKSGYDVIEAEDGEKAIQEVQKGENPLMLDVIISDIRMPKINGVEAINYFQQQYPRVPLIVLTGFPDMEMATGFLKQGIVDYLVKPVEKEKLIKSVATAMEKRDLNRL comes from the coding sequence ATGGCAGAAACAACTGCAGCAATGTTTGGAGGACACAAGACCAACGGCCTGGTTCTCGTCGTGGACGATGAGCCGGATGTTCGAAAAGTTGTACGGATGACTCTCGAAAAGTCCGGATATGATGTCATCGAGGCGGAGGATGGGGAAAAGGCTATTCAGGAAGTACAGAAAGGCGAAAATCCCTTAATGTTGGACGTCATCATTTCCGATATTCGCATGCCGAAAATTAATGGTGTGGAAGCCATTAATTATTTCCAACAGCAATACCCCCGTGTTCCACTCATTGTACTGACGGGATTCCCGGATATGGAAATGGCCACGGGATTTCTCAAGCAGGGGATTGTGGATTATCTCGTCAAACCGGTTGAAAAAGAAAAGCTCATTAAATCCGTGGCCACCGCTATGGAAAAACGAGATCTCAATCGCCTGTAA